A region from the Lycium barbarum isolate Lr01 chromosome 8, ASM1917538v2, whole genome shotgun sequence genome encodes:
- the LOC132607493 gene encoding guanylate kinase 2-like isoform X2 produces the protein MGETPAFFADNLLGDYPKKDDSKSKANVTAIVVGSKLYVIDGVDHESGSTIGVRIFDKSSGKLISPTVLGTKPEPSKHHSAVLLNDDRVLVVRGNSSSSECFWFLEVGTPFVREQEKALGNEVVAWSKGVSGDVEKPIVISGPSGVGKGTLISKLMKEFPSMFGFSVSHTTRAPREKERNGIHYYFTDRNVMEREIKDGKFLEFASVHGNLYGTSVEAVEMVADAGKICILDIDVQGAKSVRASALDAIFIFISAPSFEELEKRLRARATETEEQIQKRVRNARAELEQGKSSGLFDHILVNDDLETCYEKLKNILCRSEDVNSAPKTFPESIDLSSEHSVSKIDQKLLINCSAVEHEKASNNIIPFVAGTFWTCLCSEEEPQDGQED, from the exons atG GGAGAAACTCCAGCTTTCTTTGCTGATAATCTTCTGGGAGATTATCCAAAGAAAGATGATTCAAAATCCAAGGCCAATGTAACGGCTATCGTTGTCGGCAGTAAACTA TATGTGATTGACGGGGTTGATCATGAATCGGGGTCAACTATTGGAGTTCGAATCTTTGATAAATCTAGTGGGAAATT GATAAGCCCCACTGTGTTGGGAACAAAACCCGAGCCGTCTAAGCACCACTCAGCTGTGCTTTTAAATGATGATCGCGTGTTAGTTGTTAGAGGGAACTCCTCTTCTAGTGAATGCTTTTGGTTTCTTGAG GTGGGCACTCCATTTGTTAGAGAACAGGAAAAGGCTTTAGGGAATGAGGTGGTTGCCTGGAGCAAAGGAGTATCGGGCGATGTTGAGAAGCCAATTGTCATTAGTGGCCCTTCTGGAGTGGGTAAAGGTACCTTGATATCAAAGCTAATGAAAGAATTTCCATCCATGTTCGGATTTTCTGTGAGCCACACAACTCGAGCACCAAGAGAAAAGGAGCGGAATGGGATTCATTATTATTTTACTGACCGCAATGTAATGGAGAGAGAGATAAAGGATGGCAAGTTCCTCGAGTTTGCTTCCGTTCATGGTAATCTCTATGGAACCAGTGTAGAAGCTGTTGAGATGGTTGCTGATGCTGGCAAG ATATGTATTCTTGATATCGATGTTCAAGGAGCAAAGTCTGTGAGGGCTAGCGCTCTTGACGCCATTTTCATTTTCATCTCTGCGCCTTCTTTCGAAGAGCTTGAGAAGCGTCTTCGTGCAAG GGCAACTGAGACCGAAGAACAAATCCAAAAGCGTGTCCGGAATGCTAGGGCAGAACTTGAACAAGGAAAATCATCTGGCCTGTTTGATCATATTTTGGTAAACGATGACCTTGAAACTTGTTACGAGAAACTTAAG AACATTTTGTGTCGAAGTGAAGATGTGAATTCTGCTCCTAAGACAT TTCCAGAATCAATCGATCTGTCCAGCGAACATTCAGTGTCAAAGATTGATCAAAAGCTTCTGATCAACTGTAGTGCTGTTGAACATGAAAAGGCATCAAACAACAT AATCCCGTTTGTTGCAGGTACGTTCTGGACTTGTCTTTGCTCAGAGGAGGAGCCCCAGGACGGACAAGAGGACTAA
- the LOC132607492 gene encoding calcium-dependent protein kinase 32-like encodes MGNCCAVPQTSDAEVKKRGKNKPNPFSVDYAPGNGGNKSYVLDNPTGTDIEAAYELGRELGRGEFGITYLSTDKATGGVYACKSISKKKLRTRVDIEDVRREVEIMKHLPKHPNIVTLKDTYEDDNAVHIVMELCEGGELFDRIVARGHYTERAAAAVTRTIVEVILMCHKHGVMHRDLKPENFLFENKKETAPLKAIDFGLSVFFKPGERFNEIVGSPYYMAPEVLKRDYGPEVDVWSAGVILYILLCGVPPFWAETEQGVAQAIIRSVVNFKRDPWPKVSDNAKDLVKKMLNPDPSKRLTAQEVLDHPWIQNAKKAPNVSLGETVKARLKQFSMMNKLKKRALRVIAEHLTVDEVAGIKEGFQLMDVGNKGKIDVNELRVGLQKLGHQIPESDVQILMDVGDVDKDGFLDYGEFVAISVHLRKMANEEHLKRAFDFFDKNQNGYIEIEELREALDDEIETNSEEVINAIMQDVDTDKDGRISYDEFSTMMKAGTDWRKASRQYSRERYNSLSLKLMQDGSLQS; translated from the exons ATGGGTAATTGTTGTGCAGTACCACAAACTTCAGATGCAGAGGTGAAGAAAAGGGGAAAAAATAAGCCAAATCCATTTTCTGTTGACTATGCTCCTGGGAATGGTGGAAACAAGTCCTATGTGTTGGATAATCCAACTGGCACGGATATTGAGGCTGCGTATGAGCTCGGGCGTGAGCTCGGGCGAGGTGAATTTGGGATTACATATTTGTCTACTGATAAAGCAACTGGTGGTGTGTATGCTTGTAAATCAATATCCAAGAAGAAACTTAGGACTCGAGTGGATATCGAGGATGTAAGGAGAGAAGTTGAGATCATGAAGCATTTGCCTAAGCATCCTAATATTGTTACCTTAAAGGATACTTATGAGGATGATAATGCAGTCCATATAGTTATGGAGTTGTGTGAGGGTGGTGAACTGTTTGATCGGATCGTTGCAAGGGGGCATTATACTGAGAGAGCAGCAGCTGCTGTCACTCGCACAATTGTTGAAGTGATTCTG ATGTGCCATAAGCATGGGGTGATGCATCGTGACCTCAAACCTGAAAACTTCTTGTTTGAAAACAAGAAAGAGACAGCACCATTGAAGGCAATTGATTTTGGTCTCTCAGTATTCTTTAAGCCTG GTGAGAGATTTAATGAAATTGTGGGAAGTCCGTACTATATGGCTCCTGAGGTGCTGAAGAGAGACTATGGTCCAGAAGTGGATGTATGGAGTGCTGGAGTAATTCTCTACATCTTGCTGTGTGGTGTCCCGCCATTTTGGGCAG AAACTGAACAAGGAGTTGCTCAAGCGATCATTCGTTCTGTTGTGAATTTCAAAAGGGACCCTTGGCCTAAGGTCTCCGACAATGCAAAAGACCTTGTGAAGAAGATGCTTAACCCTGACCCTAGCAAGAGGCTTACTGCTCAAGAAGTTCTAG ATCATCCCTGGATACAAAATGCAAAGAAGGCTCCAAATGTTTCTTTGGGTGAAACAGTGAAAGCAAGGCTCAAGcaattttctatgatgaacaaGCTAAAGAAAAGAGCTTTAAGG GTGATTGCTGAGCATTTGACGGTGGACGAAGTGGCTGGAATAAAGGAGGGATTCCAATTGATGGATGTAGGTAACAAAGGGAAGATTGACGTTAACGAGTTGAGAGTTGGGTTGCAGAAACTTGGCCATCAAATTCCGGAATCTGATGTACAGATTCTTATGGATGTT GGTGATGTTGATAAAGATGGATTTTTGGACTACGGGGAGTTTGTAGCAATTTCAGTCCACCTAAGAAAGATGGCAAATGAGGAGCACCTGAAGAGAGCATTTGACTTTTTTGATAAGAACCAAAATGGATATATAGAAATTGAGGAGTTAAGGGAGGCCTTAGATGACGAGATTGAAACCAACAGCGAAGAAGTTATCAATGCTATTATGCAAGATGTAGACACTGACAAG
- the LOC132607493 gene encoding guanylate kinase 2-like isoform X3 translates to MGETPAFFADNLLGDYPKKDDSKSKANVTAIVVGSKLVGTPFVREQEKALGNEVVAWSKGVSGDVEKPIVISGPSGVGKGTLISKLMKEFPSMFGFSVSHTTRAPREKERNGIHYYFTDRNVMEREIKDGKFLEFASVHGNLYGTSVEAVEMVADAGKICILDIDVQGAKSVRASALDAIFIFISAPSFEELEKRLRARATETEEQIQKRVRNARAELEQGKSSGLFDHILVNDDLETCYEKLKNILCRSEDVNSAPKTFPESIDLSSEHSVSKIDQKLLINCSAVEHEKASNNMYVLDLSLLRGGAPGRTRGLNMYANCDNQLSSNITHPRT, encoded by the exons atG GGAGAAACTCCAGCTTTCTTTGCTGATAATCTTCTGGGAGATTATCCAAAGAAAGATGATTCAAAATCCAAGGCCAATGTAACGGCTATCGTTGTCGGCAGTAAACTA GTGGGCACTCCATTTGTTAGAGAACAGGAAAAGGCTTTAGGGAATGAGGTGGTTGCCTGGAGCAAAGGAGTATCGGGCGATGTTGAGAAGCCAATTGTCATTAGTGGCCCTTCTGGAGTGGGTAAAGGTACCTTGATATCAAAGCTAATGAAAGAATTTCCATCCATGTTCGGATTTTCTGTGAGCCACACAACTCGAGCACCAAGAGAAAAGGAGCGGAATGGGATTCATTATTATTTTACTGACCGCAATGTAATGGAGAGAGAGATAAAGGATGGCAAGTTCCTCGAGTTTGCTTCCGTTCATGGTAATCTCTATGGAACCAGTGTAGAAGCTGTTGAGATGGTTGCTGATGCTGGCAAG ATATGTATTCTTGATATCGATGTTCAAGGAGCAAAGTCTGTGAGGGCTAGCGCTCTTGACGCCATTTTCATTTTCATCTCTGCGCCTTCTTTCGAAGAGCTTGAGAAGCGTCTTCGTGCAAG GGCAACTGAGACCGAAGAACAAATCCAAAAGCGTGTCCGGAATGCTAGGGCAGAACTTGAACAAGGAAAATCATCTGGCCTGTTTGATCATATTTTGGTAAACGATGACCTTGAAACTTGTTACGAGAAACTTAAG AACATTTTGTGTCGAAGTGAAGATGTGAATTCTGCTCCTAAGACAT TTCCAGAATCAATCGATCTGTCCAGCGAACATTCAGTGTCAAAGATTGATCAAAAGCTTCTGATCAACTGTAGTGCTGTTGAACATGAAAAGGCATCAAACAACAT GTACGTTCTGGACTTGTCTTTGCTCAGAGGAGGAGCCCCAGGACGGACAAGAGGACTAAACATGTACGCCAACTGTGACAACCAGTTGAGCTCTAACATCACACATCCCAGAACTTAG
- the LOC132607493 gene encoding guanylate kinase 2-like isoform X1, with amino-acid sequence MGETPAFFADNLLGDYPKKDDSKSKANVTAIVVGSKLYVIDGVDHESGSTIGVRIFDKSSGKLISPTVLGTKPEPSKHHSAVLLNDDRVLVVRGNSSSSECFWFLEVGTPFVREQEKALGNEVVAWSKGVSGDVEKPIVISGPSGVGKGTLISKLMKEFPSMFGFSVSHTTRAPREKERNGIHYYFTDRNVMEREIKDGKFLEFASVHGNLYGTSVEAVEMVADAGKICILDIDVQGAKSVRASALDAIFIFISAPSFEELEKRLRARATETEEQIQKRVRNARAELEQGKSSGLFDHILVNDDLETCYEKLKNILCRSEDVNSAPKTFPESIDLSSEHSVSKIDQKLLINCSAVEHEKASNNMYVLDLSLLRGGAPGRTRGLNMYANCDNQLSSNITHPRT; translated from the exons atG GGAGAAACTCCAGCTTTCTTTGCTGATAATCTTCTGGGAGATTATCCAAAGAAAGATGATTCAAAATCCAAGGCCAATGTAACGGCTATCGTTGTCGGCAGTAAACTA TATGTGATTGACGGGGTTGATCATGAATCGGGGTCAACTATTGGAGTTCGAATCTTTGATAAATCTAGTGGGAAATT GATAAGCCCCACTGTGTTGGGAACAAAACCCGAGCCGTCTAAGCACCACTCAGCTGTGCTTTTAAATGATGATCGCGTGTTAGTTGTTAGAGGGAACTCCTCTTCTAGTGAATGCTTTTGGTTTCTTGAG GTGGGCACTCCATTTGTTAGAGAACAGGAAAAGGCTTTAGGGAATGAGGTGGTTGCCTGGAGCAAAGGAGTATCGGGCGATGTTGAGAAGCCAATTGTCATTAGTGGCCCTTCTGGAGTGGGTAAAGGTACCTTGATATCAAAGCTAATGAAAGAATTTCCATCCATGTTCGGATTTTCTGTGAGCCACACAACTCGAGCACCAAGAGAAAAGGAGCGGAATGGGATTCATTATTATTTTACTGACCGCAATGTAATGGAGAGAGAGATAAAGGATGGCAAGTTCCTCGAGTTTGCTTCCGTTCATGGTAATCTCTATGGAACCAGTGTAGAAGCTGTTGAGATGGTTGCTGATGCTGGCAAG ATATGTATTCTTGATATCGATGTTCAAGGAGCAAAGTCTGTGAGGGCTAGCGCTCTTGACGCCATTTTCATTTTCATCTCTGCGCCTTCTTTCGAAGAGCTTGAGAAGCGTCTTCGTGCAAG GGCAACTGAGACCGAAGAACAAATCCAAAAGCGTGTCCGGAATGCTAGGGCAGAACTTGAACAAGGAAAATCATCTGGCCTGTTTGATCATATTTTGGTAAACGATGACCTTGAAACTTGTTACGAGAAACTTAAG AACATTTTGTGTCGAAGTGAAGATGTGAATTCTGCTCCTAAGACAT TTCCAGAATCAATCGATCTGTCCAGCGAACATTCAGTGTCAAAGATTGATCAAAAGCTTCTGATCAACTGTAGTGCTGTTGAACATGAAAAGGCATCAAACAACAT GTACGTTCTGGACTTGTCTTTGCTCAGAGGAGGAGCCCCAGGACGGACAAGAGGACTAAACATGTACGCCAACTGTGACAACCAGTTGAGCTCTAACATCACACATCCCAGAACTTAG